The genomic stretch GAAGCGCAATTGCGGGAAAACCTGCCGGATTGGGTATGCAAGGACCCGGACCTCAACGTCGAGCTGTTTTCCTCGGTGCTCTATCGCAACAAAGGCGCGTACCTGGTGGGCCGCCTCTACACCCGCGATGAGCAATGGCCGCTGGTGATCCCGCTGCTGCACCGCGAAGGGCAGGGCATCCGCATTGACGCGCTGATCACCGACGAAGCCGACGTGTCGATCATCTTTTCGTTCACCCGCTCCTATTTCATGGTGGATGTGCCGGTGCCGGCAGAATTCATCGGCTTTCTCAAGCGCATCCTGCCGGGCAAGCACATCGCCGAGTTGTACACCTCCATCGGCTTCTACAAGCACGGCAAATCGGAGTTCTACCGGGCGCTGATCAACCACCTGGCCAGTACCGACGACCAGTTCATCATGGCCCCGGGCGTGCGCGGGATGGTCATGAGTGTGTTTACACTGCCGGGGTTCAACACCGTGTTCAAAATCATCAAGGACCGTTTCTCACCGTCGAAAAACGTCAACCGTGCCACGGTGATCGAGAAGTACCGGCTGGTCAAAAGTGTCGACCGGGTCGGGCGCATGGCCGATACCCAGGAGTTTGCCGACTTCCGTTTCCCCTTGAGCAAGTTCGAGCCGCAATGCCTGGCAGAGTTGCTGGAAGTGGCCGCCGGCACGGTCGAAGTCGAGGGCGACACGGTGTTGATTCGCCACTGCTGGACCGAGCGCCGCATGACCCCGCTCAACCTCTACCTGGAAAACGCCAACGAGGCCCAGGTGCGCGAGGCCCTTGAAGACTACGGCCTGGCAATCAAGCAACTGGCGGCGGCGAATATCTTTCCCGGCGACATGCTGCTGAAAAACTTTGGCGTCACCCGCCATGGTCGCGTGGTGTTTTATGACTATGACGAAATCTGCTTCCTGACCGAAGCCAACTTCCGCCACATCCCGGCGCCGCGTACCCCGGAAGACGAAATGGCCTCCGAGCCCTGGTATTCCATTGGCCCGCTGGACGTGTTTCCCGAGGAGTTCCCGCCGTTCCTGTTTGCCGATGCCGGGCAACGGCGCTTGTTCGATCAGTTGCACGGCGAGCTGTACAACGCCGATTACTGGAAAGGCCTGCAAGCGGCGATTCTGGCGGGGAAGGTGATCGACGTGTTCCCGTATCGGCGCAAGGGCCTGGATAACGAATAAGCGCACTAATCCCTGTAGGAGCGGGCTTGCCCGCGATAGCGGTGGGGCAGGCAACATTGATGCAGGCAGTGCCGCCGTCATCGCAGCCTCGCTGGGGCTCGACAGCTCCCACACGTGATTTACGCGGCCTTTAACGTTGTGTGTGCTTTTCTGCCACAATTGCCGGCCGTGCATAAATAGACGACCTTCAAAGTACCTGATGACTGACCAAGCGCCCGCTATCGACCAACTCCTGAAAACTCTCGATCACGCCATGCTCGCCGACCGCCAGCGCTTGCGCCGGCAGTTGCTTGAGCTGCGCAAGAAACCCGATGAGGAGAAGCTGGCGCAGTGGGTGGCGCGCATGCAGGCGTCTTGTGCCCAGGTCACGGCGCGTGGTGCCAGCGTGCCGCAGATCCGCTATGACGACAGCCTGCCCATCGCCGCCAAGCGCGACGAGATCAAGGCTGCGCTGCTCAAACATCAGGTTCTCATTATTGCGGGCGAGACCGGCTCGGGTAAAACCACGCAATTGCCGAAGATCTGCCTGGAAATTGGCCGCGGCCAGTACGGCTTGATCGGCCATACCCAGCCCCGGCGTATCGCCGCGCGCAGTGTGGCGAGCCGGGTCGCGGAAGAACTGGCCACGCCGCTGGGGGCGTTGGTCGGCTACCAGGTGCGGTTCGAGGACCAGAGCGATTCCAACACACTGATCAAGTTGATGACCGACGGCATCCTGCTGGCCGAAACCCAGAACGATCGCTACCTCGAACGCTACGACACGATCATCGTCGACGAAGCCCACGAACGCAGCCTGAACATCGACTTCCTGCTCGGCTACCTGAAGACCCTGCTGCCGCGCCGTCCCGACCTGAAAGTGATCATCACCTCGGCGACCATCGACCTGGAGCGCTTTTCCAAGCACTTCGACGATGCGCCGATTGTCGAGGTCTCGGGGCGTACATTCCCGGTGCAAACCTGGTATCGCCCGCTGACCCTGGAACAGGACGAAGAAGGCAACCGCGTCGAGGATGACTTGACGGTGGACCAGGCGATCCTCGCCACCCTCGATGAAATCGCCGCCTTTGAGCGCAGCGAGCGCAAGAGCCCTGGCGATGTGCTGGTGTTCCTGCCGGGTGAGCGCGAGATTCGCGATGCCGCCGACATGTTGCGCAAGGCCCAGCTCAAGCACACCGAAATCCTGCCGTTGTACGCGCGCCTGTCACCGGCCGAACAGCAGCGCATTTTCCAGTCCCATCCGGGGCGGCGCGTGGTGCTGGCGACCAACGTCGCGGAAACCTCGCTGACCGTGCCGGGCATCCGCTACGTGATCGACAGCGGCACCGCGCGCATCAGCCGCTACAGCTACCGCGCCAAGGTCCAGCGCCTGCCCATCGAAGCGATTTCCCAGGCCAGCGCCAACCAGCGCAAAGGCCGCTGTGGTCGGGTCGAGCCGGGCATTTGCGTGCGTCTGTACAGCGAAGAAGATTTTATCGGGCGCCCGGAATTCACTGACCCGGAGATCCTGCGGACCAACCTGGCGGCGGTGATCCTGCAGATGCTGCATCTGCGCCTGGGCGAAATCACCGATTTCCCGTTTATCGAGCCGCCGGATGGCAAGGCCATCAGCGATGGCTTCAACCTGCTGCAGGAACTCTCGGCGGTGGATCGCAACAGCCAGTTGACACCCCTGGGCCGGCAACTGGCGCGCCTGCCGGTGGACCCGCGGATGGGCCGCATGTTGCTGGAAGCGGCCAAGCTCGGCAGCTTGCAGGAAGTGCTGATCGTCGCCAGTGCCATGTCGATCCAGGACCCGCGCGAGCGTCCGCCGGAGCGCCAACAGGCCGCCGACCAGGCCCACGCGCAATGGAAGGATCCCGATTCGGACTTCGCCGGGCTGGTCAACCTGTGGCGCGGCTTTGAAGAGCAACGCCAGGCATTGACCGCCAGCCCGCTGCGCAACTGGTGTCGCAAGCATTTCCTCAACTACCTGCGACTGCGTGAATGGCGTGACTCCCATCGCCAGTTGAGCCTGATCTGCCGCGATATGCAGTTGGCGGTCAACAAGGAGCCGGCGGACTTCCCGAAACTGCACAAGGCCGTGTTGTCTGGCCTGCTCAGCCAGATCGGCCAGAAAACCGAAGAGGGCGACTACCTCGGTGCCCGCCAGCGACGCTTCTGGATCCACCCCTCATCGGGGATCGGCAAGAAGCGCCCGCAATGGCTGATGACCGCCGAGTTGGTGGAAACCACCAAGCTGTATGCGCGCATGGTGGCCAAGATCGATGCCGACTGGATCGAGCCCCTGGCCGGGCACTTGATCAAGAAAAACCACTTCGAACCCCACTGGGAGAAGAAGCGCGGCCAGGTCGTGGCCTTCGAGCAGATCACCCTGTTCGGCCTGATTGTGGTGGGGCGCCGGCCGGTGCATTACGGGCCGGTGGACCCGGTGGTGTCCCGCGAGCTGTTTATCCGTGAAGGCCTGGTGCGTGGCGAGATCCAGTCCCGGGCCAAGTGCCTGGGCGCCAATCAACAGTTACTGGAGCAACTGGACGAACTGGAAGCCAAGGCCCGGCGCCGCGATATACTGGCCGACGAAGAAACCTTGTACGCCTTCTATGACGCGCGCCTGCCGGCGCAAATCCACCAGACGGCGACCTTCGACAGTTGGTACAAGGTCACCAGCCAGAAAGACCCGCAACTGCTGATCATGCGCGAGGAAGACGTGCTGGCCCGGGAGGCCAGTGAAGTCACTGCCGCCCATTACCCCGACACCCTGCACCTGGGCGACCTGGCCCTGGCCTTGAGTTATCACTTTGAACCCAACCACCCCCGCGACGGCGTGACCTTGCGCGTGCCGGCGCCGTTGTTGCCGGCCTTGCCCGCCGAACGCCTGGAGTGGCTGGTGCCCGGGCTGATCGAGGCCAAGTGCATCGCCCTGGTGCGCAACCTGCCCAAGGCCCTGCGCAAGAACTTCGTGCCGGTACCGGACTTCGTCAAGGCCGCGCTGCAACGTATCGAATTCGCCCAGGGCTCGTTGCCCCAGGCGCTGGGGCGCGAACTGTTGCGCATGACCGGCGTGCGGGTCAGCGATGACGCGTGGGCTGAAGCTGCGCAGCAGGTGGACAGCCATCTGAAGATGAACCTGGAAGTGGTCGACGCCCAAGGCAAGTTCCTGGGCGAGGGCCGCGACCTGGCAGCGTTGACCGCGCGGTTTGTCGAGGCCAGCCAGGCCGCCCTGGCGGTGCCGCAAACGGCCAAAAGCCAGCAACCGGTGGAGGCCAAGGTCTTCGCCGCCGTGGCCGAGACCACCCAACAGCAGATCGCCGGGCTATCGATGACGGTGTATCCGGCGCTGGTGGAGGAAAACGGCACGGTCAAGGAAGGGCGTTTCTCTACTGCCGCCGAAGCCGAGTTCCAGCACCGGCGAGGCTTGCAGCGCCTGTTGATGCAGCAATTGGCCGAACCGGCAAAATTCCTGCGCGGCAAACTGCCCGGCCTGACGGAGCTGGGGCTGATGTACCGCGAGTTGGGGCGTATCGACGCCTTGGTGGAAGATATCCTGCTGGCCAGCCTCGACAGCTGCGTGCTGGAGGGCGAGGCCAACTTGCCGAGGGATGGCGCGGGCCTGGCAGCCCTGGCCGAGCGCAAGCGCGGCAGTTGGACCGAACATGCCGAACGCCTGGCGCGCCTGACCCTTGAAATACTGAAGCTGTGGCACGGCCTGCAAAAGCGTTTCAAGGGCAAGATCGACCTGGCCCAGGCCGTCGCACTCAACGATATCAAGCAGCAACTGAACAACCTGGTGTACCCAGGCTTCGTGCGCGAAACCCCGGCGCAGTGGTTCAAGGAACTGCCGCGCTACCTCAAGGCCATCGAACTGCGCCTGGAAAAACTACCCAGCCAGGTGCAGAAGGATCGGGTTTGGAGCAGCGAGTTGAGCGGCCTGTGGAGCCAATACCAAACGCGCCTGAACAAGCACACCCAGGAAGGCAAGCGCGATCCGCAGTTGGCGCTTTACCGCTGGTGGCTGGAGGAATACCGGGTGTCGTTGTTTGCCCAGCAGTTGGGCACCAAGGTGCCGATTTCCGACAAGCGTTTGAGCAAACAGTGGAGCCAGGTCGAACCTTGACCTGCAATGGCGGGGGGTGGGTGCACGTGCAACAGGCGCCAAACTCCCGCGGTTTATGGCAAACTTCGCCGTTACAAATGCCAGGATCGTCTAGATTGGCTGTATCAGCCTCGACGCGCCGGGACAAAGCTTTTCCCCGTTTGATGTCCGCGCGGCGGACTAGAGCGACTTACGGTTTGGTACGAAGGTACCAATCCCTTCTGCCTGAACAGATTTAGAGGAACGACCGTGCATAACGTCGTCATCAGCGGCACAGGCCTGTACACCCCGGCCAACAGCATCTCCAACGAAGAGCTGGTGCAGTCTTTCAATGCTTACGTTCAACAGTTCAATGCCGACAACGCCGTGGCCATCGAGCAGGGTGACGTTCAGGCGTTGACCGAATCCAGCGCCGCCTTTATTGAAAAGGCTTCGGGCATCAAGAGCCGCTTTGTCATGGACAAGGAAGGCATTCTTGACCCCACGCGCATGACCCCGCGCTTGCCCGAGCGCCCCAACGATGAGTGGTCGGTCCTCTGCCAGATGGCCGTGGGAGCCGCCGAGCAAGCCCTGCTGCGTGCCGGCAAGACTGCCGCCGATATCGACGGGGTGATCGTCGCCTGTTCCAACCTGCAACGCGCCTATCCGGCCATTGCCATCGAAGTCCAGGAAGCCTTGGGCATCCAGGGTTTTGGCTTTGATATGAACGTGGCGTGTTCCTCGGCGACCTTCGGCATCCAGAATGCGTGCAACAGCATCCAACTGGGCCAGGCCCGGGCGATCCTGATGGTCAATCCGGAGATCTGCACCGGCCACCTGAACTTCCGTGACCGAGACAGCCACTTCATCTTTGGCGATGCGGCGACGGCCGTGATTCTGGAGCGCGCCGACCTGGCCACTTCCGAGCACCAGTTCGACGTTGTCAGCACCAAGTTGCTGACCAAGTTCTCCAATAACATCCGCAACAATTTCGGCTTTCTCAACCGCGCAGCAGAAGAGGGCGTGGGTGCGCCAGATAAGCTTTTCGTGCAGGAAGGCCGCAAAGTCTTCCGTGATGTCTGCCCGATGGTTGCCGAGTTGATTGGCCAGCATCTGGCTGAAAACCAGTTGAGCGTGGCTGATGTGAAGCGCTTCTGGCTGCACCAGGCCAACCTGAGCATGAACCACCTGATCGTCAAGAAGCTGTTGGGGCGCGAAGCCGAGATCGAGGAGGCACCGGTGATTCTCGATACCTACGCCAACACCAGCTCGGCGGGTTCGGTGATTGCCTTCCACACCTACCAGGACGACCTGCCCAAGGGCGCGCTGGCGGTACTCAGCTCGTTTGGCGCCGGGTATTCGATTGGCAGCGTGATCCTGCGCAAGCGCTGAATAGACCCGTGGCACGGTCGATGTGGGAGTCGGGCTTGCCCGCGATAGCATCACCTCGGTTTGTTTGAAACACCGAGGTGCCCGTATCGCCGGCAAGCCGGCGCCTGCAGGCGATTGAATGAGGTTTTGAATGGCAGCAGCCGACGACGCGCACCTGCTTGAACGCCTGCTCAAGGGCGAGCAGCGGGCCTATAAGGAATTGGTCACCCAGTATCAGAGCGCTATGCGTGCCGTGGCCTATGCCATCGTTGGCCAACGCCATGCCGATGAAGTGGTCCAGGACGCCTGGCTCTCGGTGGTGCGCAGCCTCGCCAGGTTTGAAGGGCGCTCCAGTCTCAAGACCTGGCTGTTGACCATTACCGCCAATTCGGCCAAGGGGCGCTACAAACAGAACCGGCGGGAAGTGTTGCTCGACGACCTGCCGTCGCCCCACGGGACCATTGGTGATGAGCGGTTTGCCGCCGATGATGGGCATTGGCTGGTCGCGCCATTTGCCTGGCATGAAGACACCCCGGAAGCGTTACTCACCGAAAGCGAGTTGCGCGAGTGCCTGGAGCACACGCTGCTGAGTCTTTCCGAACTGCAAAGCAGCGTGCTGTTGCTGCGCGAGCGCCAGGGCCTGGAGCTGGAGGAGATCTGTAATCTTCTGGAGATCTCGCTCTCCAATGTCCGTGTGCTGCTGCATCGGGCGCGGCTTAAAGTCTTCGCTACGG from Pseudomonas fluorescens encodes the following:
- the aceK gene encoding bifunctional isocitrate dehydrogenase kinase/phosphatase; amino-acid sequence: MPQQTSAIDTAQSIAQMILDGFDDYREHFRQITDGARERFEKAQWQEAQTASAARINLYEEKVGEVTTRLRATFDEDALLDIQAWPLVKSAYISLIDLRFDDELSETWYNSIFCGLFSHDLISDGCMFIHTTRPSLRRARAAQTRIYKPQGQLAGMLLQMFSDYRFSEPYADLHADLQRLEAQLRENLPDWVCKDPDLNVELFSSVLYRNKGAYLVGRLYTRDEQWPLVIPLLHREGQGIRIDALITDEADVSIIFSFTRSYFMVDVPVPAEFIGFLKRILPGKHIAELYTSIGFYKHGKSEFYRALINHLASTDDQFIMAPGVRGMVMSVFTLPGFNTVFKIIKDRFSPSKNVNRATVIEKYRLVKSVDRVGRMADTQEFADFRFPLSKFEPQCLAELLEVAAGTVEVEGDTVLIRHCWTERRMTPLNLYLENANEAQVREALEDYGLAIKQLAAANIFPGDMLLKNFGVTRHGRVVFYDYDEICFLTEANFRHIPAPRTPEDEMASEPWYSIGPLDVFPEEFPPFLFADAGQRRLFDQLHGELYNADYWKGLQAAILAGKVIDVFPYRRKGLDNE
- the hrpA gene encoding ATP-dependent RNA helicase HrpA; amino-acid sequence: MTDQAPAIDQLLKTLDHAMLADRQRLRRQLLELRKKPDEEKLAQWVARMQASCAQVTARGASVPQIRYDDSLPIAAKRDEIKAALLKHQVLIIAGETGSGKTTQLPKICLEIGRGQYGLIGHTQPRRIAARSVASRVAEELATPLGALVGYQVRFEDQSDSNTLIKLMTDGILLAETQNDRYLERYDTIIVDEAHERSLNIDFLLGYLKTLLPRRPDLKVIITSATIDLERFSKHFDDAPIVEVSGRTFPVQTWYRPLTLEQDEEGNRVEDDLTVDQAILATLDEIAAFERSERKSPGDVLVFLPGEREIRDAADMLRKAQLKHTEILPLYARLSPAEQQRIFQSHPGRRVVLATNVAETSLTVPGIRYVIDSGTARISRYSYRAKVQRLPIEAISQASANQRKGRCGRVEPGICVRLYSEEDFIGRPEFTDPEILRTNLAAVILQMLHLRLGEITDFPFIEPPDGKAISDGFNLLQELSAVDRNSQLTPLGRQLARLPVDPRMGRMLLEAAKLGSLQEVLIVASAMSIQDPRERPPERQQAADQAHAQWKDPDSDFAGLVNLWRGFEEQRQALTASPLRNWCRKHFLNYLRLREWRDSHRQLSLICRDMQLAVNKEPADFPKLHKAVLSGLLSQIGQKTEEGDYLGARQRRFWIHPSSGIGKKRPQWLMTAELVETTKLYARMVAKIDADWIEPLAGHLIKKNHFEPHWEKKRGQVVAFEQITLFGLIVVGRRPVHYGPVDPVVSRELFIREGLVRGEIQSRAKCLGANQQLLEQLDELEAKARRRDILADEETLYAFYDARLPAQIHQTATFDSWYKVTSQKDPQLLIMREEDVLAREASEVTAAHYPDTLHLGDLALALSYHFEPNHPRDGVTLRVPAPLLPALPAERLEWLVPGLIEAKCIALVRNLPKALRKNFVPVPDFVKAALQRIEFAQGSLPQALGRELLRMTGVRVSDDAWAEAAQQVDSHLKMNLEVVDAQGKFLGEGRDLAALTARFVEASQAALAVPQTAKSQQPVEAKVFAAVAETTQQQIAGLSMTVYPALVEENGTVKEGRFSTAAEAEFQHRRGLQRLLMQQLAEPAKFLRGKLPGLTELGLMYRELGRIDALVEDILLASLDSCVLEGEANLPRDGAGLAALAERKRGSWTEHAERLARLTLEILKLWHGLQKRFKGKIDLAQAVALNDIKQQLNNLVYPGFVRETPAQWFKELPRYLKAIELRLEKLPSQVQKDRVWSSELSGLWSQYQTRLNKHTQEGKRDPQLALYRWWLEEYRVSLFAQQLGTKVPISDKRLSKQWSQVEP
- a CDS encoding beta-ketoacyl-ACP synthase III: MHNVVISGTGLYTPANSISNEELVQSFNAYVQQFNADNAVAIEQGDVQALTESSAAFIEKASGIKSRFVMDKEGILDPTRMTPRLPERPNDEWSVLCQMAVGAAEQALLRAGKTAADIDGVIVACSNLQRAYPAIAIEVQEALGIQGFGFDMNVACSSATFGIQNACNSIQLGQARAILMVNPEICTGHLNFRDRDSHFIFGDAATAVILERADLATSEHQFDVVSTKLLTKFSNNIRNNFGFLNRAAEEGVGAPDKLFVQEGRKVFRDVCPMVAELIGQHLAENQLSVADVKRFWLHQANLSMNHLIVKKLLGREAEIEEAPVILDTYANTSSAGSVIAFHTYQDDLPKGALAVLSSFGAGYSIGSVILRKR
- a CDS encoding RNA polymerase sigma factor is translated as MAAADDAHLLERLLKGEQRAYKELVTQYQSAMRAVAYAIVGQRHADEVVQDAWLSVVRSLARFEGRSSLKTWLLTITANSAKGRYKQNRREVLLDDLPSPHGTIGDERFAADDGHWLVAPFAWHEDTPEALLTESELRECLEHTLLSLSELQSSVLLLRERQGLELEEICNLLEISLSNVRVLLHRARLKVFATVEHFEETGEC